AAATTtcacaacccaaatccttaattaaaggaagaataaatgatatcttagTGGGAATTAATTaaaaacaagtcaagaatccttacccagaTATTTTCTCTggaaaaccctcaaaatctcgcctcaatccgagctctctaggttcaAAATTGGCCATTTTCTGCCCAGCGAAATCGCTTCTGCCCAGCGAAATCGCTTCTGCAAGTCCACAGCCGCATATGCTGCTCCGCACCTGCCAAATTTCCATCGCATGTGTGGTTCTAACTTAGTCCAGGCACGTCCGTATCAGCGGACCCAAATACGCATCTGCACTTTTGCTTCTGCGGCCAAGGAACGCTTCTGCGCACGCGCTCATGCGgaccatgtccgcttctgcgatcaacaaGCCTCCCaggcctttccgcttctgcgctcattcctccgcagaagcgattcCGTTTCTGCGATCTtctcgtcgcacctgcgactactgaCCATCCTCATCattttcgcatatgcgatcgttcgctcgcttctgcgagctcgcacctgcgattaaagctccacaggtgcggttacaccagcagagcCTAGTCTCCACCAATAtcacaacttcaacttttgatccgttaaccatccgaaatcaacccgaggtccccgagacttcaaccaaatataccaaccagtcgtaaaatatcatacggacttagccgagcctttaaatcacatcaaacaatgataaaaatatgaattgcgcatctattcaagcctaatgaactttaaaattacaaacttctacatctgatgctgaaacctaccgaatcaagtccgattgaccccaaattttgtatacaagttATAATTGAATCATGATTGGTATATCTTCCATTGCAGCTGATGAAGTTTTATTGGATTACATAAAACTTGTACGCTGAAAAAAAATATGGTGGAGAAGAGGAATATGTTTTGATTAGGAGTAGGGGTGGGTACAGTTTGGGCAAACCCGAAATCCAAACTAAAATccaaatattttggatttttggtttgcagattggattttggatttaatttttaaaaattctgAATTTCTGATTGGATATTAGATTTGGTACTTTGAATTTTTGCATATCCGAAAATCCGAAATtcttatactttatatttagtccATTATCCATATGTCAATAGTAATAAGTTTAATACACTACCCATTagatattatctcatatatttaatattaattaCCAAGTTACTGTAAGAGTACTTTCTATTTGGACATGGTTTTATTATTTCTACTTCTTATCGGCCGTAATAATGTctctattgtttttttttttgataataatTGCATTACGCGAATACTTCATTTGGATGATTGCGCTAAGAATTTCAGGCAATTTAACATGAGTACTTCATTTGGATATTCATTTTTGTAAAAAGAAGAACATCTTAACTTataagctcaaaatcgaaaatccaAACTATCCAAACCGATTAATCCGGAACCGAACTTAAAAAATTCGATCTAATCTGAacttatttggattggatttggTTTGTCATTTCTTCAATTCGAAAATCGAAAATCCAAACCGAAATTTTTATATGCAATTCGAACTGCATGAATGCGCACCCCTAATTAGGAGAGAGGTGAATCTTAATATTTTTTACATACACGTTTCAGTAATCATGGCTATATTTAAGGGATGGTATCCCCTAAAATATTGATAGTTGGGATTCTGTATATTAATAAATGGGATATACGATGTAATTATTTAAGGATTTCCTATGTAATTTCTATATTTAGGCATATAAAGAAAATAGTTTCTATAGATGGGTATACGATATTTTTTCCCCttctaaatattatttttcaacttaactccaaatactaCTCTTTTCAAAAAGTATAATTTTTATCTCCTTAAACTATTGATAGCTATGCAAAATTCCCCAAAAACACAAAAGGACTATTTACATTAGCCAAATGGTTTGTCCTCCTTTTGGATTTTAGTGACTTCAGCAAAACATGGGGCTTATCAGGGCATCTCCAACCTTTACCCCTATTTTGGTCCACAACTTACTCCAACCATTCCTCcattccccctccccccccccccccaaaaaaaagagaatatttttttttatatttttctctctcttctatattatattattatctttcatttcaattttattttttaatttccattaaacaaatttcatcttttattttcattaatttgtaATTTCCGTTAAaacaatttcataaaaatttaaataatataatttataagcaattattatagattaactaataattcaaataaaagtgaaatcattgcGATACAAGATTAATTAAATACATATCACATAACGATAAAATTCATTCGAAAtactacataaatattcaacttcaACCTCAAGTATTCTCCCATAAATGATATATTAATGCATTAagaagtacaaaatgagcatctTTGCCCTTAATTCTTCTATGTCGAGCTAAAAATTCTTGAAATCGTTGATTTTCATCTACTGTCATTTCTACCGTTGGAGGTGGACCTTCCAAATCATCTTGAATTAGTGCATTAAGATCACGCTCATTCTCGATTATCATGTTGTGCAGTATAATACATGTAGTCATTATATTATGTAGCaacatcaaatattttatatttgcacctTTTATTTTTTGTGATTGTTATATCTTTTTTCATACAATTATAACTCACAATAAAATTAACTACtaattttacataaaaaaaaatagatgcacgataattaatttttcaaaattataCGTCAAAGTTAAGATGAAAAATTAATTaggtaaatatattatataaatataattaataataaataaaaagataaattaaaagattaaataataataataataaatattttaataaagaATAGTAAATGGGGAGATGAATAGTTTGTCCCCAAATTTGGGGAGACACTATTCACTCTCCATTTTGGGGACAAAAATGGGGGAGGGTTGGAGTgaaatttttccttttttgtgCCCAAAATGAGAGTTGCTCTTAGGTATTAATCAAATTAGGGCAGCTCAATGATATATCGCCTAAAGCCAAATTTCAATAGCGGTCCTAAACTTTTTGTAATAAAACAAATTTTTTTAAAGTTTATTTTCCTAATTTTTAGAGATGTAAAAtcattaataatttatttaaaaatatttcaaatgcacaataataaaaatataaaacaatcaaacatgattcaacaaacagATATAACTACATATATTTTTACTGCTTCAATATTCTTGATGTAATGCGAAAAAATTGAGAACAAACAAAAAAAGGTCACAATTGTATTTCTGCTCTTTTATTTTGTGAGTAGTTATAAAATAGTTGCTCATACATTAACACTTGAAGAGAAGGCCAAAAAAGTGTAGAATAGTAAAAGTGAATGCACTTTTGCATAGAAAGGTTATAAAGAGATAAAAAGAATGTGGGTATTAATAGTgatgtttatatatataaaaaataaagcaAGAAGGTAAATGTTCACACGTTAAATAGTGAGTGAATCCCAAAATACTACTCTCCTCTCCAAAGGTCCCATCCGTCCTTGAAAATTGTtcactttattttaaaatacctaATATTCTTAAAGAAAAATTAATATATGTAACTATAACCGTTGGAAAATTTTGGGGTATTGTCACTTTTAGCGCGcgccagaaattatttatatttggtagtcaaaaaagtatataaaatatgtataatttttgtatacataaagaatatatatatatacaaattttatatatttttcgactattatttatACAGTGGCCATACAATATCATTTTTTCAAATTTTGGAGTCTCAAAGTAGGAGGCCTAAAGCAGCTGCTTTACCGTTGTGCTGCCTCTGAATCAAATATTAGTACCTTCCTATATGCTAATCATTCTTGTAAATACTTTTGTTACATAATTGATAATACGGGTTTATAAAGCGGTACTTTTGGTTAAAAAGGAAAAAGATCAAATAAAAGAGTGCATAGGAGttcattaattataaaatttactCGCATCCGATGTTTACACAAATGAATATATGCATGTCAAGTATTTATATATACTTTTTTCACTTAACCATGATTAACTAATGTATATTCCTACCTtattaaattacttaaatatagTAAGATGTTATGATTTGATATAAACATTTGGCATGGATAAGTTAATTTATACCGTCCAATATCCATCAACCCACGACATAACTGCAAAAATGATGCGATGAGTGACACCAAGTCAGACGTGCCCATTTATGATCATATATGTATCACAAATATTATCCATAAACATTTCACCATCTTCTTGTTACACGGCCAAACGTAAAAGAAAAAGAGATGGCAAATGACATATCACGATATGCTTTTAAACATTTTATTTGTTGGTGGACCTATTAATATAATTATTGAGTGGGTAGTCATGAGTGAGGACTCATCTCATGCCATTGACAAAAATCGAACATAGACTTTAGGGCTTTGGGCCATTCCAACAATAACAGTGAATGATCAGCTTCTTTGGGTCAATACAACGAAAAGTTCCTATTTTTAGAGGCTAATTTAAATAAGTGCAGAATTACAAATGTTCACAATGTCAAGAATAACTTGGCTAGTATGTGCCATGTCAGTTAGGTGTGTCTAATATAGGCACAGTTTTAGTAGAGTTAGGTGTTCAATAGGTTATGAGATTAATATTGGAGTAATATTATTTTCTACAGTAAAACAGTGGGAATTAATTAATTCATTAAGATCTACACATATATCCCAATCAAGAAACTATCTAATTAATTACATTGCCCAATATTTTTTGCTCAAACAATAAATTTGTgctaagaaatttattaaatatataaaagtaTTAACCCAGTTATTAGCACTTGAAGTCGTCGTTCTAAAATGTGGAGCCAATAAAGTTGAAATCCTAATCTTGATATTCAcaaagagcaaggtggggagttcttggagggaaggatgccgagagtttattggaaacaacctctttacctcatggtaggggtaaggtctgcgtacacactactctccccagacctcactaatgagattatactgggttgttgttgttgatattcacAAACTTCATATATATACTAGTTAGTTAATTAGAATTGATAATGATGAATATAGAGGGAATCCTTAATTTTAACCCTCTTAAAACTCTCCAGGATCATATGAGGTTTTCTCAAGATAGAAGTAAGCATTTGATGCTTAATTATATCCAACAATAAGTTGACTAGACATAAATAATAGCATGACATTAATGAATCAGCTCATTCATTACATAAGAAAGATACATAATCAGACCTATATAAATTCAACTATCATACGTAACACATTTAAAAGGTACATAAAATGTgttaatttgaaaaagaaaataacataaaaaaaagTTATGCAATAAATTAAGAAACGAGGACACTTTTTAACCTTACTTTCCAAATAAGTCAACCATTACATATAATAAAATTGGAAACAATTAGTATGGCCTTTGCGCAAGGATGATACACACAAATTGAATAACAGTTCCAAAATAGTCTACCATTCAACCCCATGAAAATTAGCCAGATTTTCACCATAGACATTAACCCTTCCATAATCTCCAAAACTTTGTGCAAAATTGCCATTATTTAAACTCTGAATAAATTCAGGTCTTTTTGCGAATTTTGTAACATGTTCATGACCATGAACACCAATATTATTATTATAACTAGTAGTAGTATTACTAGTAGTTATAATATTATTATCATTGGTTGATCTAGAAGGTTCTTCATTTCTAGCCATGATATTTTTTTCCCCTTCAGTTTCTCTATACTTATTGAGATAACCTTTTAAGGGTCCAACATAATTCTCAAACCCTAATGTTGTCATAGCCCACAAAAGATCGTCTCCATTAATGGTCTTCCTCTTCTCCCTCTGGCATTTATCCGATGCTTCGCCTGTGATGAAGCTAATGAACTCAGACACACATTCTTGGACAGTTTCTTTGGCTTCTTTTGAGATTTTTGCATTAGCAGGAAGGGATTTTTTCATTATTCTGCTAACATTGGCTATAGGGAGGAATTTGTCTAGCTCTTTGGAGGAGTTATCGGACACGTTGCCCGATAACGGGCTACCAACCGGGCTGTTTTGGCTTCTTTTTCCGGTCATagttaagaagaagaagaagaaaagaggagatgtttggaaattttgggatatGATAGTGTTGTTAGTATATGGAATATTGAAAGGGATGAGAGGGGGGCTTTTTAAGCTAACAATAGAAGGAAAAAGAAACAATAGAAAAAGAGTGGACAGGCGGTTTGATGGGGACAGAAAAAGGATATATTTAAAATATGAGTTGATCTTCAAAAGGATGGAGTAGGAAGTTGTGGAATTCACCCTCACTAGTAAAAACTATATAAATATATGAATATTTATTCGCACTTAATATTTACATGTTCAAGCAATATAATTTTAGTAGGTAAAAATTAAAGCGAAATTGCATCTCACTTAGTCACGAGTGTGTGCGCAAAAGTTCAATATTTGCTATTACTAAAAAAGTTGTCGAGTAAAAGTGGAAAAAGAAGAAAGTCATAGAAAGTTAACAAGAAAAGATGGGGGgattattttaatactacaaatATGAGCTCTATTgcttaataatttatatattttattcgtGTATTATGAGCTCTTTCTTATTGTTTTGGACATGAAAACTTTTTTCACAAACTCCACTATAAGGTGAGTGGGAGGGGCGGCTTGGTAGTAGAGATTGATGCTTTAATTAATAACTAATCACTATCTGACTCTTTTTGCTTAAGTTGACAAAATAACTTAATTAACTTTTAGCTCCTTCTGTTTAACCACATCACACTTTTAGTAGagttttaacaagaatgaaaatgCACGCAACAAAACTGATACACTGTTGAGGAATCTCCTTGGCTTATATATGGTCCTAAACTTTTTCTTATTGCTGGACGTTTGATAGTTTAAAAAAGATTTATATACAGTGTATTTTACGATGTTACGTTGTAATAAGTAACTTGTCATACTTTTCAAAAAACTAATCCAACTTATTACGAATGATTAACTAGTATATTTTAAGCGAACTAATAATACAATTTACTTCAGTGTGTAAATCTGTGTTTTGTTTGTTTGTTAGTAGTTTTCTTACGCGAATTGCCAAGGGTATAATATATACTTctatttacataatccacaatAAACGGACAATTATAACTAATAATAAACTAAAGCATATGTGTTTTCTTCGTCAAGGACCTTAGCTTAACCGTTTGAGATGAACCTTTATTGTGAATTTTGCGCAATATATTTAATGGAGAATGTTAGGATTAATTTATACTTTGACCCTCCGATCTTTGGAATCTTTTATTTGTTGTCAGATGTAAAAGTTATTAAAAATTGGGCGATTGGCAGAAATAAGATACTTCGGTCCCACTATTGATTTTTTTACTGGCAGAAAGGTCTGGAAAAAATAGCCAACGCCTTAATATTGGGATGTGCTCTTGACAATCTCCAGAATTATTCATATGGTTATCAACACGATTTGCCATAAAACATGACAATCGCTAGAAATTTTCATAGGGTA
This sequence is a window from Nicotiana tomentosiformis chromosome 5, ASM39032v3, whole genome shotgun sequence. Protein-coding genes within it:
- the LOC104090009 gene encoding nuclear transcription factor Y subunit B-1-like; the encoded protein is MTGKRSQNSPVGSPLSGNVSDNSSKELDKFLPIANVSRIMKKSLPANAKISKEAKETVQECVSEFISFITGEASDKCQREKRKTINGDDLLWAMTTLGFENYVGPLKGYLNKYRETEGEKNIMARNEEPSRSTNDNNIITTSNTTTSYNNNIGVHGHEHVTKFAKRPEFIQSLNNGNFAQSFGDYGRVNVYGENLANFHGVEW